GATAACCATGAGGTGGTCCCTGGAAAGTTTTAGTATAAGCCGGAGGATTCGCAGATCCTCTAGACGTAGAGCAGCCAGGCTTTGAACCCAAATACGTTTACCCACAATGAGGTAAACATGTTAGTAACAGACCCTTCTTCAAAAAGGTCTAATGGTAAGCTACATACGCAATAAATTGAGTTTCTTTTCTCTCGGAACGGGCTCGATGTGGTAGCATCGTCCTTTGTAACGGTCAAGGCTGGTAAGCCCATCGGTCCACACAGTTGTCCATGTACCAGTAGAAGATTCAGCAGCTACCGCAGCCCCTGCTTCTTCAGTGGAACTCCGGGTTGAGGAGTTACTCGGAATGCTGCCAAGATATCAGTATCCTTGGTTTCATATTCAGGAGTATAATAATTCAATTTATACTCTTTAACACCAGCTTTGAATCCAACACTTGCTTTAGTCTCTGTTTGTGGTGACATAAGTCCCTCCCTACAAGTCATGAATTTAGAATTCTTGCAATAAAACAAACAACAAGGTCTACTCGACATAAATTAGGAATAGATTTAATTAACCTTTTTCACAGGAATCTTTCACAAAATTATCAACTAATCAGAATGATTCTTTATTAGACCATGATATTTGATTCGCCAAATACATCATTATTGTATATTCTTTCATATGTATAGCGCAACCTAATACTTGTTTTTTCCAGTTTTGAATCTTTGACTTTTATAAAtcgaaatatttaatattaaaataataataaaatcacTCTTGACAGTAATATATGTTGTATATGTAAATCCTAGATATGACAATATGCGGAATTCATccatgaaaatgaaaacaaggGGGGGTTGATATCGATGGGACGCATAACCGGATAtgctaaaatgaaaatatgaaaaaaaaaaggctaatGAGATCGAAATAATGAATCATAAATAGAGTTCCATTTCGGAATTGGCTAGATAAAACAAAGTCTTGCCTATTATGACAAATAAATCAAAGACTTTccacaaaaattttttttattcatattttttttattttaaaactaggttTTGGTTAGTTGAGCTTGAAAACGACTATTCCTtcattgaaatttaattaagtaaaaaattGAATTGCATATTCGCTTGGGTGGTACCAATGAAATCGAGTGCTTACTCCCATTTATTATTGAATTAACCAATGAATTTACTATCGAAGATTTTTTCTGTATTCGAAAATTTTCGCAACAAAattgaacatattttttattatgagaaTAAATCCTACTACTTCGGATCCAGCGGTTTCAATACGTGAAAAAAACCCTGGGACGTATTGCCCAAATCATTGGTCCGGTACTGGATGTAGCCTTTCCCCCGGGCAAGATGCCTAATATTTACAATGCTCTGGTGGTTAAGGGTCGAGATACGCTTGGTCAAGAAATTAATGTGACTTGTGAAGTACAGCAATTATTAGGAAACAACCGAGTTAGAGCTGTAGCTATGAGCGCGACCGAGGGTTTAAAGAGAGGGATGGACGTGGTTGATATGGGAAATCCTCTAAGTGTTCCAGTCGGCGGAGCGACTCTAGGACGAATTTTCAATGTACTTGGGGAACCTGTTGATAATTTAGGTCCTGTCGATACTCTCACACATCTCCTATCCATAAATCCGCGCCTGCTTTTATAGACTTAGATACAACCTTATCTATTTTTGAAACAGGAATTAAAGTAGTAGATCTTTTGGCCCCTTATCGTCGTGGGGAAAAATCGGACTATTCGGTGGGGCTGGCGTGGGTAAAACAGTACTATTAATATGGAATTGATCAACAACATTGCCAAAGCTCATGGTGGTGTATCCGTATTTGGTGGAGTAGGCGAACGAACTCGTGAAGGAAATGATCTTTACATGGAAATGAAAGAATCTGGAGTCATTAATGAACTAAACCTTGCGGACTCCAAAGTAGCCCTAGTCTACGGTCAGATGAATGAACCGCCGGGAGCTCGTATGAGAGTTGGTCTGACTGCCTTAACTATGGCAGAATATTTCCGAGATGTTAATGAGCAAGACGTACTTCTATTTATCGACAATATCTTCCGTTTTGTACAAGCAGGATCCGAGGTATCCGCTTTATTGGGTAGAATGCCTTCTGCTGTGGGTTACCAACCCACCCTTAGTACCGAAATGGGTTCTTTACAAGAAAGAATTACTTCTACGAAAAAAGGGTCCATAACCTCTATTCAAGCAGTTTATGTACCTGCAGACGATTTGACTGACCCTGCTCCTGCCACCACATTTGCACATTTAGATGCGACTACCGTACTATCAAGAGGATTAGCTGCTAAAGGTATCTATCCAGCGGTAGATCCTTTAGATTCAACGTCAACTATGCTACAACCTCGAATCGTTGGCGAGGAACATTATGAAACTGCGCAACaagtaaagcaaactttacaacGTTACAAGGAGCTTCAGGACATTATAGCTATCCTGGGGTTGGACGAATTATCCGAAGAGGATCGCTTAACCGTCGCAAGAGCACGAAAGATTGAGCGTTTCTTATCACAACCTTTTTTCGTAGCAGAAGTATTTACAGGTTCTCCGGGAAAATATGTTGGGCTAGCGGAAACAATTAGAGGGTTTAATTTGATCCTTTCCGGAGAATTTGATTCTCTTCCTGAACAGGCCTTTTACTTAGTGGGTAACATCGATGAAGCTACTGCGAAGGCTACGAACTTAGAAATGGAGAGTAAATTGAAGAAATGACCTTAAATCTTTGTGTACTGACTCCGAATCGAATTGTTTGGGATTCAGAAGTAAAAGAAATCATTTTATCTACTAATAGTGGACAAATTGGCGTATTACCAAATCACGCGCCGATTGCCACAGCTGTTGATATAGGTATTTTGAAAATACGCCTTAATAACCAATGGTTAACAATGGCTCTGATGGGCGGTTTTGCTAGAATAGGCAATAATGAAATTACTATTTTAGTAAATGATGCAGAGAAGAATAGTGACATTGATCCACAAGAAGCTCAGCAAACTCTTGAAATAGCAGAGGCGAACTTGAGAAAAGCTGAAGGCAAGAGACAAACAATTGAGGCTAATCTAGCTCTCAGACGAGCTCGGACACGCGTCGAGGCTCTCAATACGATTTGATTTTGTAACTAGCTGACGTATAAAAAAATAGGATCCAAaagcgagaaaaaaaaaaaaaaagctggctACAAAAACTTATTAGACACCATTGATCATGGTGTCTAATAAGTTATACCTACTATTGGATTTGAACCAATGACTCCTGCCGTATGAAAGCAATACTCTAACCACTGAGTTAAGTAGGTTATTTATCATCGTAAAGAGAAGGCACGGGGATACTTATCACATCGATAGGATTATAAATCCAATATTATTTCTAAGCAATACCAATAAACAACGAGATGAAAGAGATATAATGTTcgatcatataatattaatctTGACAAGAATTATCTACATGATAAGATAAGATAAAATGTGGATCATAAACACAAGGGCTATAGCTCAGTTAGGTAGAGCACCTCGTTTACACGTGCGCCAAAGTTTTTCAGAGGAGTCCATCACGCAATCAAACCAATTGAttgatcttattaataaatCGATGTCTTACTCCATGACTTTTTTTTAGGAAAAAGAGGAGAACAATAGCCTGACATTAGGTCCTATTAAAGTACCCCATTTCGGTAGGGAATTAATAGAACCCATCATTGATTTGAGATATTGATAGGGTGAATACCCAGTCTACTTAATGCTAGGCAGAATGAGTATAAGGAACTCAAAAATGATCTTTTCGTCCTATGAACCTTAAGGTGTAGCAAGtttcatatttgattttttaatcagGATGTTAGAGACTATATTTAACTTAAGTTGATCTAGACCAAAAGCAAACCTACGTCAAGAGAACCCTTCTTTGAAACACTTTGGTAGTTATTCTGTATtgtattagaattaaaaaataatcaatcagAGTACTTGGAAccatttcttatctttttttttttaagaaaaaatatggtAGACTAACTGATCTTTCTATCAGTTAATGAAAGAGCCCAATGCAAAAAAAATGCATGTTGGGTCTTTGAAAGAGTTCGAAtcattttgataataataaGTTCGAGCTCTTTTACCGAGCAGGTCTACGGTTCGAATCCGTATAGCCctaactaataaatttattctaataaatgacattcaaatccaaataattggataatttttgactttttattgtATTCTTTATTTCTAACTGGTTACTTTCAATTTGttggttcataaaaaaaactccCAGACCCTAAACCATAAGTCCTGGGGGTCGTTCAGAATAAAACGGAAAAccaaatttgatttcatttgaTTTCAGTGGATCCAATCACTATCTATAGATATATCTAGATAGATACttataatttagaataaacGTTTTTTATTCATTCATTTTCATAGTCGTAAGTGGATTTTTTGATAcgtcataattttaaaaacgaagatatttttatcaatttgttttatttttaaataaaacataaagcaaatttaagaaacagaaataaaaaaaattactagttattaatcatattaatattatattattaatatgagAAACTATTAGTAATAGAAACATGGAAATATTAAGTAATAAGTGTACTGAAAATAAGATTACAATCAATAAATCTTAAAAGGAGACGTCTACCACAGCAACCAAACGAAAATAAATGATTCGATTAAcctgaatttttgttttgacgCAAGAGTTATATATACCTTGCCCAATCCACTCCGATTGGAATTGACTAAGCGGGTATTTTTTCCACATTCATAGGAGTTCGTCTATGTTTCTGCTTTacgaatatgatattttctgggcatttttaataatatcaagTGCTATTCCTGTTTTGGCATTTCTAATTTCCGGGGTTTTATCTCCAATTACGAAGGGGCCGGAGAAACTTTCTAGTTATGAATCAGGTATAGAACCGATCGGGGATGCTTGGTTACAATTTAGAATCCGTTATTATATGTTTGCtctagtttttgttgtttttgatgttgaAACCGTTTTTCTGTATCCGTGGGCAATGAGTTTCGATGTACTAGGGGTATCCGCTTTTATAGAAGCTTTCATTTTCGTGCTTATCCTAATTCTTGGTTTAGTTTATGCATGGCGAAAAGGAGCGTTGGAATGGTCTTAGTTCGTTTCCTGAATACTTGtacaataacaataaaaaaaagtaaaaaaaaaaccattgaaaCAATTATGAATTCCATTAAGTTTCCCGTACTTGATCGAACAACAAAAAACTCAGTTATTTCAACTACGTTAAATGATCTTTCAAATTGGTCAAGACTTTCCAGCCTATGGCCGCTTCTTTATGGTACCAGTTGTTGTTTTATTGAATTTGCCTCATTAATAGGCTCCCGATTTGACTTTGATCGTTATGGGCTAGTACCAAGATCAAGTCCTAGACAGGCGGACCTTATTTTAACAGCAGGTACAGTAACAATGAAAATGGCTCCTTCTTTAGTGAGATTATATGAACAAATGCCTGAACCAAAGTATGTTATTGCTATGGGAGCGTGTACAATTACAGGGGGGATGTTCAGTACCGATTCTTATAGTACTGTTCGAGGGGTTGATAAGCTAATTCCTGTAGATGTCTATTTGCCGGGTTGTCCACCTAAACCAGAGGCTGTTATAGACGCTATAACAAAGCTTCGTAAGAAAATAGCTAGAGAAATCTATAAGGATCGAATTAGACCTCAACGGGGTAATCGGTGTTTTACTACCAATCACAAGTTTTTTGTTGTACGCAGTACACAGACTGGAAATTATGATCAAGAATTACTCTATCCACCATCATCTACTTCAGAGATCTCTactgaaacattttttaaatacaaaagccCAGTATCTTCCCACGAATTAGTGAATTAGGGAGGATTTGAgagaataagaaaaaatctTCATAAATTAGAACTCATGGTAAATGtgaaatacttaaatttatataaaaaaggtgTGGGGGAAATAAAAAAGATGCAGGGCACTTTGTCCGTTTGGCTAGCCAAACGCGGGCTGGTTCATAGATCGTTGGGCTTCGATTACCAAGGAATAGAGACTTTACAAATAAAGCCCGAAGATTGGCATTCTATTGctgtaattttatatgtatatggttACAATTATTTACGTTCCCAATGTGCCTATGATGTGGCACCAGGTGGCCTCTTAGCCAGTGTGTATCATCTTACGAGAATAGAATATGGTGTCAATCAAGCGGAAGAAGTTTGCATAAAAGTATTTACTCACAGGAGTAATCCCAGAATTCCATCTGTTTTCTGGGTTTGGAAAAGTACGGATTTTCAAGAACGGGAATCTTATGATATGTTAGGAATCACTTATGATAGCCATCCGCGGCTGAAACGGATCTTAATGCCCGAAAGTTGGATAGGGTGGCCTTTACGTAAGGATTATATTGCCCCCAATTTTTATGAAATACAAGATGCTTattgaatgataaaaaatttgaatgataAAATGAGTCTTAGTTTCTACAACTACGGACCTTCGCGGAATATTTTGAATTCGAGTCGTTTTTAGATCAAACAAACAGAAGAATTAAGGTCTTATtcatattattatagatagctTAATCTCCAATTTGAAAGATACTTTTTTCCTAAAAGCCGAGCCAATAGgatgaactaaaaaaaaaaaaaagagttctgcATTATGAACTTTGTATCGCGCACATAACTTAGTCAACTTTAGTCACATAACTGGGAATGAATAAATAAGATTGGAAAGCAATACAATAAATGGGGGGGTTAAAATTCTATTTCTATTGTATCTAATCTAATGAATCTTGGGGGTATTTCTGCCCTTCAACGATAGATactatagatagatatagatagatagatatagatcttttttttttttacttttttttattctttcaacCAGAACTTTCCTTTCGAATATGTATTAGGTATAAAgtcttatacattttttttgaacGGATGGATCCACAACATGAACAAAAAAGAGAGGGGGATAAAGGATTATTGCACTTTTTTACTAAAGATACGTTTAATTTGAAGACtataaacttatcaaaattaatcaatCCTATGCCAAGAACCAGATTTGAACTGGTGACACGAGGATTTTCAGTCCTctgctctaccaactgagctatcccGGCCATTACCGAAGTATCATTCTCATTTTATGAGATGACTTAGGTCTATGTCAATTAAAAGAAACGCAAAAGTagtaaatgaaaaaagttttGGACCGGGAATTTATTGGATCTTCGAAAAGAAGACTTTCTAagttttagaatgaaaaattatttagattCGAAATAATTCAAATCGATAGTTCTTtctcatttgtatatgtatgATATATCCCACAAGACttgtatataataagaaaagaaattcGAGTTTGTAAAAGTGTcggatgaatgaaaaagatcAATGAATTCttgaataactaaaaaaagGGTAAGGTGTCAAACAGACTTTTTTAGGGAGTAGGGTTGGGGATAGAGGGACTTGAACCCTCACGATTTTAAAAGTCAACGGATTTTCATCTTACTATAAATTTCATTGTTGTCAGTATTGACATGTAGAATGGGACTCTATCTTTATTCTCGTCCGATTAATAAGTTCCACCAAGGATCTATCAGACTATGAAGTGAATCGTTTGATTCAACACAAGGGATTGAACTCCATTTGTTAGAACAGCTTCCATTGAGTCTCTGCACCTATCCCGCTTTCTAAACTCTGGTTTGTTCGCGTAACCCAGGATTTGGCTCAGGATTGCCCATTGTTAATTCCAGGGTTTCTCTGAATTTGAAAGTTATCACTTAGTAGGTTTCCATACCAAGGCTCAATCCAATTAAGTCCGTAGCGTCTACCAATTCCGCCATATCCCCCTTTTTGCTTTGAGATTAGGATCTCATTATGATGTCTTTCCACTTTTTCTTATGACGAAACCTTGGAATTCATTACATACAgatacttattttatttctttggtaTCTTCTTGCATTTTTTTTAGCCCCATCCATATTGATTTAGTTTAATCAACAAagattctatcatttttgtatttgcaattcaatatggttatatattagagaacatatatatgttcttcCTTTTCTCATCGTTGTCTTCAATTTTAAGAAATAGTCGAACGGTCGATTCGTTTTTTTTACTTCcatgaaaagaaatttatgatcaTTATTGAAACTTAGAATTCTACAATGTGCAATGTAAAAAGATTATAAGTCTACTTCGTAGATTTGAAATTCGAATAATTCTAAAAAAGTATATTCGAAATGAATATTCGAATATTcattctaataatttaattctataaaataataaagaatataaaaagagaaaaagtatcaaataataataattgcatGAGGTTAGAACAAAAAAACCAAGAATTTCAAATCAGATatcatttaactttaaaaaaaaagctttccggtctaattaaaattttcttatttagaaaCTCATGAAATCAAAATTAGAAAGTCGATATAttgctatattatattaattcattaaggtttgttttatttatttaatgatagtCACTATTTATTTGAGCTATATTCTGTTCTAGAATATCGAAAATATGATGAATTCTAAATAGATAAGGAAAAATATGAATAGAATAGTTAATTAATACGATCTAGTAGTTTAGTGAATTTGTATACACTATTTTAGTTGAGCCCGCTTAGCTCAGAGGTTAGAGCATCGCATTTGTAATGCGATGGTCATCGGTTCGATTCCGATAGCCGTTTTacatagtttttcattttttttacatgatttttaatgtactttcaaaaaaaaataagattgaaAAGACTTCTTTCACCTTTTTCCAAGAGTTACCACGCCAtttatattatgtcatataaACTTCCATATAGGAATATATATTGGGGTAAAAGGGTTAGATCTTGgcaaaataaatgaagaaaataaaggaaaatttttgtgatttattgatttatatatatattgtatatacaataaaaaaaatctgtatattGAGAGAATATATCTTCTGACTCTTTGTATTCCAATAGTTTATTGGAGTGGATTTTACGTTATTTATCATTATCATTTAgttcagttttaattttgtttagtttttgtacaatttcaataaaaaaaggaGTCTTTATGTCACGTTACCGAGGgcctcgttttaaaaaaatacgccGTCTGGGGGCTTTACCGGGACTAACTAGTAAAAGGCCTAGGGCAGGAAGCGATCTTAGAAACCAATCACGCTCcggaaaaaaatctcaatatcGTATTCgtttagaagaaaaacaaaaattgcgTTTTCATTATGGTCTTACAGAACGCCAATTACTTAAATATGTTCGTATCGCCGGAAAAGCTAAGGGGTCAACGGGTCAAGTTTTATTACAATTACTTGAAATGCGTTTGGATAACATCCTTTTTCGGTTGGGTATGGCTTTGACTATTCCTCAAGCGCGCCAATTAGTTAACCATGGGCATATTTTAGTTAATGGTCGTATAGTTGATATACCAAGTTATCGATGCAAACCCCGAGATATTATTACAGTGAAGGATGAACAAAACTCTAGAACTTTGGTTCAAAATCTTCTTGAGTCATCTGCCCCCGAGGAATTGCCAAACCATCTGACTCTTCACACATTCCAATATGAAGGGTTAGTCAATCAAATAATAGATAGGAAATGCGTcggtttgaaaataaatgaattgcttGTCGTAGAATATTACTCTCGCCAGACTTAAAAAACCTaagtgaagtaaaaaaaaatcactaaaaacaaGAGTTCGGACAACTCCCCTTTGCCCGCttttttgattaaaactaaaaagggacAAGGTAAGGGATTTTGTCGGGGAATCTTTTTCCTATTCATGTATCATAGATTGGTAGGGAGGTTTGGATCCCTTGTTTGCTCTTCCCAGCATTTTCCATAGCAAAGAAATGTagattttatatctatttttttatttgatttgatacGTTGTGGTCAATCACGTAAGATTGGTTATTTAGTTGAAAGTACGGAAAGAGAGGGATTCGAACCCTCGGTAAACAAAAGTCTACATAACAGTTCCAATGTTACGCCTTCAACCACTCGGCCATCTCTCCGACATCAGGATTATGACTGAGTACCTGGGTGAATAGCGAGTTATTCGAATAGCGAGTTATCGTTTTTTAGATTATGGTTAATAGATACCTTTTTGATCAGAAAAATGGAAGTagatagaatattttttataaaaaacgagTCCGCTTTTATGTTAGTTCGTACTATAAAATTCCTTTGTTTGTGAGAAAATTTTCtcacaaaagaaaagttaaaggaaataaaaagagttataGAATGGATTACTACCTATGCCAAGATCGCGTATAaatggaaattttattgataaaacctTTACAATTGTAGCCGATATCTTATTACGAGTCATTCCGACAACTTCCGGAGAAAAAGAGGCATTTACTTATTACAGAGATGGTGCGATTTgattatcattatcatttttttctatttctcacCGATTtggaatagaaaaaaatgagtattgAAAAAAATCTACGCTTTTGAAGGTgaagtttataatataaaaaagcaATCCCTTCTGTCATGTATCCACGATTAGTGCAGCCTTAGATGCTTCAATTATGAATTCTAGTATTGAGCAAAAGGTTTTTTACCTACGGTTCCCGTATTACAGATCAATCCTACTAGACTAATACAATATACGAATAGGAGGCACAGGGGAAGAAGCACTACGCCGAGAAATCAACAACacgaaaactttcttcaaaaagattccttttctttcttcttctttgggatTGGGACTAATTAAAATGGTTGGAACAATAAACATCCATCTCGTCCGTACTTTGGATACCCGTATAACCATTGAAGACTGTTGAAGTGACTAATTCCTGGAAATTTAGGGGCGttgagaacaaagaaattgttagagtttccttttttatttttatctagtaTGAATATGAATCCACTTGGTAGTAAGAAAAGATCTTTTACAAGAAGGTTGGCTAGGGATTTCTTGTAAAAACATTAGCCCCGCTTAGTTCATAATGACATCAAATTTTTCCATatccatatatttattattttcattatgcACCTAAAGGAGGAGCCGTATGAGATGAAAATCTCACATACGGTTCTGAAACGGAGAATTCGTTAAAGCGAATGACGACCGTAACGGATGTCGGCTCAATCTGAAGGAAATTATGCGGAAGCATTACAGAATTATTATGAAGCTATGCGACTAGAAATTGACCCCTATGATCGAAGTTATATACTCTATAATATAGGCCTTATCCACACAAGTAATGGGGAACATACCAAAgctttagaatattattttcgGGCATTAGAACGaaaccccttttttttttttttttttaataatatggcTGTGATCTGTCATTACGTGCGACTATCTCCACTATAGAAAAAAAGAACGAACAGCTAGTCAATGAaatactagaaaaaaaaaaaggctttctACATAAGCATCGTCCAAAACGATTTTTTATCAGCTGtagcaaataaataaacttCATGGATCGAAATATGAAGTGAAGACTAGATATGcctaaatactttattt
This is a stretch of genomic DNA from Brassica napus cultivar Da-Ae unplaced genomic scaffold, Da-Ae ScsIHWf_2545;HRSCAF=3289, whole genome shotgun sequence. It encodes these proteins:
- the LOC125601409 gene encoding NAD(P)H-quinone oxidoreductase subunit K, chloroplastic-like — translated: MAKRSVGMVLVRFLNTCTITIKKSKKKTIETIMNSIKFPVLDRTTKNSVISTTLNDLSNWSRLSSLWPLLYGTSCCFIEFASLIGSRFDFDRYGLVPRSSPRQADLILTAGTVTMKMAPSLVRLYEQMPEPKYVIAMGACTITGGMFSTDSYSTVRGVDKLIPVDVYLPGCPPKPEAVIDAITKLRKKIAREIYKDRIRPQRGNRCFTTNHKFFVVRSTQTGNYDQELLYPPSSTSEISTETFFKYKSPVSSHELVN